A region of the Arthrobacter sp. FW306-07-I genome:
GGTATCGATTCCGCCCGAGCCCGCATACACCCGGTCCACACGTCCTCCGCCGATCCGGGCAAACAGCTCCGCGAGGTTGCGGGCCGCCTGTTCACGGGTGACGTTCTGGACGTTGGAGCTGCCTGCCGAGTCGTCCGCGACAGGCCGGCCGTCCTCAAAGCGGACCCCGTGGGTTTTGGTGCCCCCGATGTCCAGCCCGATCGTGATGCCGTGAAGCGGGTTTACAGGAAGCGGGTTGCCCTGCTGCGGGTCGCTTGGCGCTTCCGCGGCCGGCTCGACGGGATGGGCGAAAGTGTTCTGGGTGTTCGTCACGTCACAAGGGTACTTGCGGGGAGGGCGTGCCGTGCGGCACCCGGCCGCGCCTGGCCCCGGCCGGCGCGCTCCGCCGTCGGCCGTCTTACTTGCTCAGCGGCCCGCCCTGGTGACCAGCCCAGCCAACAGGCCCGGACCTTGGGAGACCACCAGTTCGCGGAAGAGCCTGGCCGGAACAGGTTCGCTTTCGGGCTTCCGGCGCCGCCAGCTCACGCCGACCTCCCTAAAGGCGAGCGGGGAATCCAGTGGCACTTCCACCCACCCCAGGTCGCCCGTTTCGGGGCGCAGTGTGCGGCCCGGCGCCTCACCGCCCGGCGGGAGGACGCTGACGCCGAGGCCTGCCGCGACCAGTCCGCGGACCGTGTGGGAATCCTGGCTTTCAAAGGCGATCCGCGGGCGGTACCCGGCCTCGCGGAACAGTGCATCGGTGAGGGACCGCAGCCCGTACCCGGGCCCCAGGGCAACGAACGGCTCGGTCCGGATATCGGCCACGGCCGCCATCCGCTTCCGCGCCAGCGGGTGTCCATGATGCACCACCAGCCGGAGCGGCTCACGGTACAGCGGCGCCGAATCAAGGTTCTTCCCGGGTGGGGCCACGGGCGCGGTGAGGGCAAGGTCGGCTTCGCCGGAAGCAAGCTCCTCCAAACAGCTGTTCCGGGCGCCCTGGCTAAGCCGGAAGGCGGTTCCGGGGTGTCGGGTACGGAAGGCGCTGATCAGCAGGGGCAGGGTGGCTTCGCCGAATGTGTGCTGGAAGGACACAGACACAGTGCCCCTGACCACCTGGGACTCGTTCCGGACCAGGTCCAGCCCGGCCTGGAACTCCGCCAGCGCGTGCTCGATGTAAGGCAGAAGCGTGCGGGCAGCGGGAGTCAGGCGGACCCCGCGCCCGTCCCGGACCAGGAGTTCGGTGCCGACGGCGGCGCTGGCCCGGGCCAGTGCCCTGCTCACCGTTGACTGGGGTACTCCAAGCAACTCGGCTGTCTCCGTCACATGCTCGGTGCGGCCCAGCTCGGCCAGTACCGGCAGGAGCGGCAGCAGCTGCGCCAACTGTTTCCGGTCCGGTTCCATTGCTGCCTTACCTTTGCCTCGAATGACCCACTATCGATATCAGTTTGACAGGAAAGATGCATTGGAAGCATCCATTTCGGGAGGACTACGCTGGCTGGATGCGACAGAAGGCACCAGCCGGCACCGGCCCCTCACCCGTCTGGAGTGGGCATCCCAAGGGATCGCGGGACTACGGCCGCGTCCTCGCCGGACTGGCGTGCGCCGGTGTGGCCACTTTCGCGCAGCTTTACGCCACCCAGGCGGTCCTGCCGCTCATGGCGGCCGACTTGGACATCACTGCTGCCGAGGCCGCCCTCACCATCTCCCTGTCCACCATGGGGCTGGCCGCCACGGTGATCCCCTGGTCCTTCCTGGCAGACCGCATTGGCCGGGTGAAGGCCATGATGTGGGGCATCACGGCGGCCACCGTCCTGGGCCTGCTGGTGCCGTTGTCCGCGAACTTCACCATGCTGCTTGTGCTGCGGCTACTGGAGGGGATGGCCCTGGGCGGCATTCCCGCCATCGCCATTGCCTACCTCAACGAAGAGGTCAGCAAAGCCCATGCCGCGTTGGCTGCAGGAAGCTATGTTGCCGGCACCACCCTTGGCGGCCTGTCAGGCCGGCTCGTAGCGGGGCCGGTTGGTGAACTCTGGGGCTGGCGCTCGGCGGCCTTGGCCGTGTCCCTGCTGGCGACCGTTGCCGCCGTCGTATTCCTTGTCCTGGTGCCCCGGGCCCGGGGATTCGTTCCGGCCCAGGCCGCCGGCCTCCGGAACGCCATTCAGACGCTCGCCGCCCATCTTCGGAATGTCCGGCTGCTGGCCATTTACGCCCAGGCCTTCCTGATGATGGGCGGGTTCGTGGCCGTCTACAACTATCTGGGTTTCCGGCTGTCCGCTGCGCCGTTCGGGCTCCCGGCCACCGTGATCAGCCTGATCTTCCTGGCCTACCTGTCCGGAACTGTTTCCTCCCGCTGGGCTGCGGGCCTGACCACAAGGTATGGCCGTCGGAACGTCCTGCTCGCGGGACTTGCGCTTGCAGTGGCCGGCCTCGCCCTGACCCTCACCCCGTCCCTGGTGCTGATCCTGTCCGGGCTGGTGGTGTTCACCGGGGGCTTCTTCGCCGCCCACAGCATCGGGTCCGGGTGGACCGGCGCCATCGCCAGTACCGGCCGGGCCCAGGCGGCCTCGCTGTACAACCTGGCCTACTACCTGGGCTCCAGCCTCCTTGGATGGGCGGGCGGCCTGGTCTTCCAGGCGTGGGGCTGGGGCGCCCTGGCGGGAGCCGTCATGGCGCTGGCCTGCGTCACTGCCGCAACTGTCGCCGTCGTCCATCCCCGGGCCGAAACAGCCCCTTCCTGAGGTCCGCCGCGCCGTCCGTGAATTAAGCGGCTTCCCCAGCTCTAAAAGGGGCTTGGATATTCGGCAGGGCACGCCCGGGCTGAGCGGATGGCGACGATTCTGCGGTCTAGGATGAACGAAAGATCGCGTGGAAGGAACCGCAGTGAGTACGAATCCCAGGAACCCCAGGCCCGGGCCACATCTTGAACCGCTCGACGCCATCGACGAACGGCTCCTGGAAGCCCTCGTCTCTGACGCGAGGATTTCCAACAAACAGCTCGCCGAACTGGTGGGGATCGCTCCATCCACGGCCCTGATGCGCACCCGGGCGCTGTCTGAACGGGGCATCGTGCAGGGCTATGAGGCGAAGCTGAACCTGTCGGCCATCGGCAGGTCTGTGCAGGCGCTGGTGGCCGTGCGGCTCCGCGCCCACGACCGGGACCAAATCGACCGCTTCACCGCACGCGTGCCGCACCTGCCGGCCGTGCTCTCCACCTTCCACACCTCAGGTTCGGTGGACTACCTGCTGCACATCGCCGTCGGAAGCACCGAAGACCTGCGGGACTGGGTCCTGGACAACCTCGCCACCGATCCCGTGGTGGGGCACACCGAGACCACCCTGGTCTTCGAACACATCCAGGGCAACCACGGGCCCCTTCCCGACTAGCCCTGCCCTGCTCATTTGGGGAGGCGGGGTGTCACTTTCGCTGCCGGACGGCCATGGCTGCGAGCGTCCAGGCTGACAGGCCAAGGGCCGCGACGCCGCACAGCAGGACGAAGCCTTGGACGGCCGGCGCCATCCCGAACGCCGCGCTGGCCCAGCCAAGGCCCAGGACCGGCACCGCACTCCCCAGGTAGGTGATGACGTAGACGGTGCTGATGATCTGGGCATGGCGGGCGGGCTCCACCTTGTCGGCAACGTCGTTAAAGACAATGCGGAACGACAGGCCCTGCCCCAGCCCGGCAGTCACGGCGGCCCCCACCAGCAGCAGGGGGCTGTGCCAGGCGCCGGCGGCCCCCAGCAGGATGACGGAGACGCCAAGGACTGCGAGCCCGCCCGGGACGGTCAGGCGGCCCCGGACGGTCACCAGCTGGCTCAATGCTGACGCGCCCAGTGGCAGGCCGGCCAACACGCCGATCAACGGCCGGGAGTCAGTGCCAAGGACCTGGGCAAAGTAACCCGGTGCCAGGGACAGGGAGAAGCCAAAGACTGCGAAGCTCAGGAAGCCGACTGCGGACGCCAGCCAGAATGCGCCCCTCGCCTGGCGGGAAACGGAAGGCCGGCGCGGAGCCAGGGCATGCAGCGGCCGGGACACTGCCGGCACCATGATGGCCGGGCGGGCACGGACCAGGTACAGCGGGACCAGGAGACCGGCAAGCAGCAGAGAGTGGACGACGTACGGGGCCGTGGTGGGGCCGGGGAGCAGCGACAGCAGCCCGCCGATGACGGGGCCGGCGGCCACTCCCCCGGATGAGGCCAGCAACGTAAAGCGCGATGCCCACTCCGGACGGGACGGGAGCAGTTCACGGAGGGCAGCGGCGCTTGCCCCGGTGGCCAGCGCGACAGCCATTCCCTGTAGTGCCCGGCCCGCGCACAAGGCGGCCAGTGTTCCCGCTTCCGCGAAGATCCAGCCGCCCACCAGCCCGGTCAGGACGGCCACCAGGAGCGCAGCACGCCGGCCGATATGGTCCGACCAGTGCCCCGCGAGCAGCAGCGTTCCCACCAACGCCAGGACGTAGCTGGCAAAAGCGGCGGTCACATCAAGGCTGGACAGGCCCAGGTCGGCCTGCAGCAGCGGGTACAGCGGCGTGGCCAGGTTGGCGCCCACCAGGAGGAGGAAGATGGCCGCACCGGAAATTACCAGCCGCGCGGTGGTGGAGGCATTCCACCCGCTGGGCATGGCCGTTACCGGGCGCATCCGCAGTTCGCTGAAGACCGTCATTTTGCCGCCTTAGGGATCGCCACGGCAGGTAGTCCTTGTGGGAGCCCGGCGCGGATACAACATTGATGGTTCAACAGTGCGGCACTGCTGCCCTATCCATCCATTACTGCGAGGATAATTGAGCAGAATAATCAATTTACGAAGCGCAGCGTGATGGAGAGTGACGATCTTGAACAAGCTGGATCCCACGGACCTGAAGATCCTCCTGGCCCTCATCAGGGATCCCCGGATCCAGATCGGCGAGCTCAGCGAGTCCCTGGGCATCGCCCGCAACACGGCCCAGTCCCGCGTGCGGCGGCTGCTGCGGGCCGGGGTGCTGCGCCCGGGCGGCCGCGAAGTGGACCTGGAGGCGGTGGGCTATGACGTGGTGGCGTTCGTGACCATCGAGGTCTCCCACCGTGAGCTCGACGGCGTTGTGGCGGCGCTGCGGCTCATCCCACAGGTCCTGGAAGTCCACGAGATCTCCGGACGCGGCGACGTATGGTGCCGGGTGGTGGCCACCGACACGCACAACCTCCAGTCGTCCCTCCGGCAGGTCCTGAGGATCAAGGGCGTGATCCGGACGGAGACGGTGCTGGCCCTGCACACCCACATCCCCTACCGCACCGAACCCCTTATCAGCGGCCTCAGCAGCGCGACAGCCCCGGCGGCTAGGATTTCCTGAATGACCATCATCGATAACGCCGTCTACGTCAACGGCGTCCGCCACGCAGAGCCTGAAAACCTGGAACAGACCTTTGAGACCCTGGCCCGGCACGGCGGCATGGCCTGGATCGGGCTCTACCGGCCCACCGCTGAGGAAATGGCTGCTGTGGCCGCCGAGTTCGGGCTCCACGCCCTCGCGGTGGAGGACGCTGTTTCGGCCCACCAGCGGCCCAAGCTGGAGCGTTACGATGACAACCTTTTCACGGTACTCCGGCCGGCGCGGTACCTGGATGAGGACGAGACGGTGGAGTTCGGTGAACTCCACGTCTTCACGGGCAAGAACTTCGTGGTGACCGTACGGCACGCCGAAACAGCTGGTGTGGCCACCGTTCGACGGCGGCTGGAGGAAAGGCCTGATCTCCTCCAGTACGGACCCGAAGCGGTGCTGTATGCCCTGCTGGACCGCGTGGTGGACGACTACGCGCCGGTGGTGGCCGGGCTGGAGAACGACATTGACGAGATCGAGGACCAGCTGTTCAGCGGCGACTCTTCCGTGTCCCGCCGCATCTATGAACTGGCACGTGAAGTCATCCAATTCCAGCGCGCCATCCACCCCCTGCCGGAGATGCTGGACCAGCTCAAAAGGGGCTTCGAAAAGTACCAGGTTGAAGGCGACCTGCGGCACCGCCTGCGCGATGTGGAAGACCATGTCGAGCGGGTGATTTCCCGGGCGGATTCCTTCCGGGACCTGCTGCAAAACGCCCTGACCCTGGACGGAACCCTCACGGCGAACCGGCAGAACGAGGCCAGCGCCGAGCAAAACGAGCAGGTGAAGAAAATTTCCTCTTGGGCTGCCATCCTGTTCGCGCCTTCCTTCGTCGCCGGCATCTACGGGATGAACTTCGACACCATGCCCGAGCTCCACTGGACCTTCGGCTATCCCTACGCCCTGGTCCTCATGGTTGCCGCCGGGGCGCTCATGTACGGGATCTTCAAAAAGAAGGGCTGGATCTAGGAACCCTGGCCCGGACGGCCTTCCCGGCTGCCAGCGCCGCCCGCGCGTTGCCCGCGCTGTGCACCAGGACCGCAACTGCCAGGAACGCGGCCAGGACCTGGCCGGTGGTTGCCAGCACCCTGGGCCAGCCGCCGTCGATGGTGGGGTCAAGGAAGTCGTAGACATACCACCCGTCCAGCCCGCCCCGGATCCACGAGAAGGCCAGGAACACTACGGGGTAGCCCAGCCACGCAGCGGGCCGCCACCAGGGGCCGCGGACCGTGCGGGTTACCAGGACCCAGTCAAGGGCTGCCACCAACGGGGCCAGGCGGTGGTGGACAAGCTGCGGCCAGTACAGGTCCCAGGTCCACCAGGGCTCGCCCGGCGGAGCCACGAGCACCACGTAGATGATCCCGGTCATGACCAGGTACAGGACCAGTCCGCCGAAGAAGTGGTCCCACCAGTACGGCAGCGAGCCGCGCCGCCGTACTCCCGAAATCATCAGGACAAGACCAAAAGCGAGGTTCCCCTGCACGGTGAATTCCGAATACAGCTGGGCAATGTCCACATCGTTGCCGGGCAGGGTGGCATCCACCGTCTTCTGGACCACTGCGGCGAGGACGGCCAGCCCTGTGAGGACCCGAAGGACACGGATCCACGGGCGGTCCGGGTGCAGGGCGTGGTTGGCGGCAAGGTTGCGCCGGACCGGAGGAATCAAGGGCGTCAGGCCGCCCGGCTTCGCTGCAAGGCTCATGGAGCCAGCGTGGCGCCGCCGGTACGAAAAGACCAGAGTCCTTGGGCGGTTGGTACCAGCCGCCTACCTGGCCGCACAGCAGCCCGGCAGGCGGATGATGATCAGGCGTTGGCCCTGCGTTTCAGCCAACCCCAGACGCCGGTGGCGACGAAGAGGACCAGGCCGATGATGGCGAGCCAGAGAAGGCCCTTCACGACGAAGCCAAGGATGGACAGGATGAGCCAGAGGACCAGAAGGCCGATGATGATTCCCATGGGCTTACTCTAGGCCTGTACTGCAGGAAGCGCGCGCGCATTGCCCGGCGTTTCGCGGACAGGCTTCGCAGCATGGGGCAAGAGGCAACGAAAGAGCCCGCTGTTTCCAGCGGGCTCTTTTAGTGGAGCTAAGGAGATTCGAACTCCTGACCTCTTCGATGCGAACGAAGCGCTCTACCAACTGAGCTATAGCCCCGGAACCAGCTGCCTCCTGCAAGATATCCCAGGCTGGTGCGGAACCGGTGTCCCTAGGCTACAAATTTTCCATCCCCAACGCCAATCGACGCACACGGGCATCTGCCGGTAATGCGAAGCTCCCCCGCTTGGCCCTAGGCGCGGCGGCGCTGGAGGACGTCGTCGAGGTTACTCAGGGCGCTCTGTGCCTTGGACAACTGCTGGGCGCTCAACTGTTCCGTTTCGCCGCCCTCTGCTGCCGTTGCCTCCGCAGCCCCCTTCTTCAAGGACGGCTTGCCGACTGCTTTGGGCGCTTCCGGCAGCTCCAACGGCTCCGGCTCAGGGCGCTCAGCCTTGGCCGCCTCCACGTAAACAGGCTTGGGAACCTCCACCGGCTCCCAGGGCGTGCCCACGGGAATGGGGGACGGAGCTGCGGCGCTGGTGTCACCGGCAGCCACTGCGACGGCGAGGGCCGCTTCACGCAGCTCCACGGCCGTCAGCGG
Encoded here:
- a CDS encoding LysR family transcriptional regulator translates to MEPDRKQLAQLLPLLPVLAELGRTEHVTETAELLGVPQSTVSRALARASAAVGTELLVRDGRGVRLTPAARTLLPYIEHALAEFQAGLDLVRNESQVVRGTVSVSFQHTFGEATLPLLISAFRTRHPGTAFRLSQGARNSCLEELASGEADLALTAPVAPPGKNLDSAPLYREPLRLVVHHGHPLARKRMAAVADIRTEPFVALGPGYGLRSLTDALFREAGYRPRIAFESQDSHTVRGLVAAGLGVSVLPPGGEAPGRTLRPETGDLGWVEVPLDSPLAFREVGVSWRRRKPESEPVPARLFRELVVSQGPGLLAGLVTRAGR
- a CDS encoding MFS transporter produces the protein MRQKAPAGTGPSPVWSGHPKGSRDYGRVLAGLACAGVATFAQLYATQAVLPLMAADLDITAAEAALTISLSTMGLAATVIPWSFLADRIGRVKAMMWGITAATVLGLLVPLSANFTMLLVLRLLEGMALGGIPAIAIAYLNEEVSKAHAALAAGSYVAGTTLGGLSGRLVAGPVGELWGWRSAALAVSLLATVAAVVFLVLVPRARGFVPAQAAGLRNAIQTLAAHLRNVRLLAIYAQAFLMMGGFVAVYNYLGFRLSAAPFGLPATVISLIFLAYLSGTVSSRWAAGLTTRYGRRNVLLAGLALAVAGLALTLTPSLVLILSGLVVFTGGFFAAHSIGSGWTGAIASTGRAQAASLYNLAYYLGSSLLGWAGGLVFQAWGWGALAGAVMALACVTAATVAVVHPRAETAPS
- a CDS encoding Lrp/AsnC family transcriptional regulator — translated: MSTNPRNPRPGPHLEPLDAIDERLLEALVSDARISNKQLAELVGIAPSTALMRTRALSERGIVQGYEAKLNLSAIGRSVQALVAVRLRAHDRDQIDRFTARVPHLPAVLSTFHTSGSVDYLLHIAVGSTEDLRDWVLDNLATDPVVGHTETTLVFEHIQGNHGPLPD
- a CDS encoding MFS transporter, with the protein product MTVFSELRMRPVTAMPSGWNASTTARLVISGAAIFLLLVGANLATPLYPLLQADLGLSSLDVTAAFASYVLALVGTLLLAGHWSDHIGRRAALLVAVLTGLVGGWIFAEAGTLAALCAGRALQGMAVALATGASAAALRELLPSRPEWASRFTLLASSGGVAAGPVIGGLLSLLPGPTTAPYVVHSLLLAGLLVPLYLVRARPAIMVPAVSRPLHALAPRRPSVSRQARGAFWLASAVGFLSFAVFGFSLSLAPGYFAQVLGTDSRPLIGVLAGLPLGASALSQLVTVRGRLTVPGGLAVLGVSVILLGAAGAWHSPLLLVGAAVTAGLGQGLSFRIVFNDVADKVEPARHAQIISTVYVITYLGSAVPVLGLGWASAAFGMAPAVQGFVLLCGVAALGLSAWTLAAMAVRQRK
- a CDS encoding Lrp/AsnC family transcriptional regulator, which encodes MNKLDPTDLKILLALIRDPRIQIGELSESLGIARNTAQSRVRRLLRAGVLRPGGREVDLEAVGYDVVAFVTIEVSHRELDGVVAALRLIPQVLEVHEISGRGDVWCRVVATDTHNLQSSLRQVLRIKGVIRTETVLALHTHIPYRTEPLISGLSSATAPAARIS
- the corA gene encoding magnesium/cobalt transporter CorA, producing the protein MTIIDNAVYVNGVRHAEPENLEQTFETLARHGGMAWIGLYRPTAEEMAAVAAEFGLHALAVEDAVSAHQRPKLERYDDNLFTVLRPARYLDEDETVEFGELHVFTGKNFVVTVRHAETAGVATVRRRLEERPDLLQYGPEAVLYALLDRVVDDYAPVVAGLENDIDEIEDQLFSGDSSVSRRIYELAREVIQFQRAIHPLPEMLDQLKRGFEKYQVEGDLRHRLRDVEDHVERVISRADSFRDLLQNALTLDGTLTANRQNEASAEQNEQVKKISSWAAILFAPSFVAGIYGMNFDTMPELHWTFGYPYALVLMVAAGALMYGIFKKKGWI
- a CDS encoding Pr6Pr family membrane protein, translated to MSLAAKPGGLTPLIPPVRRNLAANHALHPDRPWIRVLRVLTGLAVLAAVVQKTVDATLPGNDVDIAQLYSEFTVQGNLAFGLVLMISGVRRRGSLPYWWDHFFGGLVLYLVMTGIIYVVLVAPPGEPWWTWDLYWPQLVHHRLAPLVAALDWVLVTRTVRGPWWRPAAWLGYPVVFLAFSWIRGGLDGWYVYDFLDPTIDGGWPRVLATTGQVLAAFLAVAVLVHSAGNARAALAAGKAVRARVPRSSPSF